In Syngnathus scovelli strain Florida chromosome 11, RoL_Ssco_1.2, whole genome shotgun sequence, one DNA window encodes the following:
- the LOC125977736 gene encoding inositol hexakisphosphate kinase 2, which produces MRMSPALEALMQADGTPYSEKGVMLEPFVHQVGGHSCVLRFGEQTICKPLIPREHQFYKSLPAEMRKFTPLYKGVVSVSFEEDEGGNLCLIAYPLHSETGDLENKDPSTDCEPKSKMSKRSNKKQSPLHVENDNYSKERARQSRKEDKIISYRDDVQAHQQAEVLYLSLEKGNMVPQIKHNPWSLKCHQQHLQRMKDNAKHRNQYKFILLENLTWRYTIPCVLDLKMGTRQHGDDASEEKKANQIRKCQQSTSASIGVRLCGMQVYQSDSDQLMFMNKYHGRKLTFAGFEEALYQFFHNGRRLRRELLSPVLQRLREMQAALESCESYRFYSSSLLIIYDGDPPRTPSRPRHRGGEEGDEDELSDDEEEEEGAFGFPRSSSAGCSAGGATGSGNGNSGRSAHSPADSSSAAVDVRMIDFAHTTCRHYGEDSVVHEGQDSGFIFGLQNLITIISQLEDHSTD; this is translated from the exons ATGAGGATGAGTCCCGCTCTGGAAGCCCTCATGCAGGCGGATGGAACTCCCTATTCGGAAAAGGGGGTGATGCTTGAACCCTTCGTGCACCAGGTGGGGGGGCACTCCTGCGTCCTGCGCTTCGGGGAGCAGACCATCTGCAAGCCGCTTATTCCCCGCGAGCATCAGTTCTACAAGAGCCTCCCCGCCGAAATGAGGAAGTTCACCCCGCTGTATAAAG GTGTGGTGTCGGTCAGTTTCGAAGAGGACGAGGGTGGGAACCTGTGCCTCATTGCGTACCCTCTTCATAGCGAAACAGGCGACCTGGAAAACAAGGACCCCTCGACAGATTGCGAGCCCAAGAGCAAGATGTCGAAACGGAGTAACAAAAAGCAGTCCCCTTTGCACGTAGAAAACGACAACTATAGCAAAGAAAGAGCGCGACAGAGCCGGAAAGAAGATAAGATCAtaag CTACCGTGACGACGTCCAGGCACATCAGCAGGCAGAGGTCCTGTACTTAAGCCTAGAGAAGGGCAACATGGTGCCCCAGATCAAACACAATCCCTGGAGTCTGAAATGTCACCAGCAGCATTTACAGAGGATGAAGGACAACGCAAAGCACCGGAACCAATACA AGTTCATCCTTTTGGAGAACCTAACATGGCGTTACACAATCCCATGTGTGTTGGACTTGAAGATGGGGACCCGCCAGCATGGCGATGACGCTTCAGAGGAGAAGAAAGCCAATCAGATCCGCAAGTGTCAACAAAGCACATCGGCCTCCATCGGAGTGCGCCTCTGCGGCATGCAG GTGTACCAATCAGATTCCGACCAGCTCATGTTCATGAATAAGTACCACGGGCGAAAGCTGACCTTCGCAGGGTTCGAGGAGGCCCTCTACCAGTTTTTCCATAATGGACGTCGCCTGCGGCGCGAGCTGCTGTCCCCGGTGCTGCAACGACTCCGCGAGATGCAAGCCGCTCTGGAGTCCTGCGAGTCGTACCGATTCTACTCCAGCTCCTTGCTCATCATCTATGACGGAGACCCTCCCAGAACGCCATCTCGACCTCGACACCGCGGTGGCGAGGAGGGGGATGAGGATGAGTTGTCTGAcgacgaggaagaggaagaaggggCCTTCGGGTTCCCTCGTTCCTCCTCGGCGGGCTGCAGCGCTGGCGGCGCCACGGGGAGCGGCAACGGCAATAGTGGCCGCTCCGCCCACAGCCCGGCGGACTCCAGCAGCGCCGCCGTGGACGTGCGCATGATCGACTTTGCTCACACGACTTGCCGCCACTATGGAGAGGACAGCGTGGTGCACGAGGGCCAGGACAGCGGCTTCATCTTCGGCCTTCAGAACTTGATCACCATCATCTCCCAGCTGGAGGATCACAGCACTGACTGA